From the genome of Latilactobacillus curvatus JCM 1096 = DSM 20019:
CAAATTTGACTTTCAATTTAAATTACTTAATTTAATTTTCGGAGGCCGAAGTTTTAGTCCCGTTCAGATTTTAAAAACGCTTTAGAGTATATTAAATAAGCCCCAACATTATTGAATTTAATAGCCTGTAGCTACGCTACAAGTGAAATACGATCACTGTTATACCAACGAATATAGTTATCAATTCCGGCGATTGCTTCATGAATTGTCTTAAAATCTTGGAAATTAACGTATTCACGTTTCAAAATTGAATGAAAACTTTCAATTCGCGCGTTATCGCCGGGCTGACCCTTTCGGGAGTAAGAATGCTTGATACCATACTTCGATAAAGTGTTTTCAAATAAGTCACTTGTGTATTGGCTTCCCATATCACTATGAATAATTTGTGGTTTAACTGCTTGCACCATGACTTGGGTAATAACGTTAGTCGCTAGTTCTTTAGTCATCTGCGTATTAAGTTGGTAAGCAATAACCCGTCGGGTTACTGGATTATAGACACTAGCTAGGTAACACCAAGTATGGTTAAGGGGAATGTACGTAATATCAGTCAATAAAATACCAGATTGATCAGTTAACTGCTTAATCAAGTTTGGTCGCTGATCATAATCAGTCTGAGTGGTTGGCTTATTGATTCGTTTAACCATTCTAGATCTAATCCCTAATTCACACATTTGTTGATAGACCAGACGCTGACTAACGTGAATATCAGACTGTTGATTTAGTAAGATCGTTAATCGTGGGTAGCCATACATTGGATATCTTAACCAAGCCGTTAACACTTCTTGTTTAATTAAATGCCGGCGGCGTTCAGTTCTACTTGGCTGCCAATGTAGATAATCATAGTAGGTTGAGCGCGGAATTTTGAGTACTGATAAGATACGCGTAATGCGGTGCCCAGCAAGTAAATTAGCGTTGACGACTTCTAACACGAGGGCACGCCCTTTAATAATTAGCTTTTTGCCATGAGCACCGCCGCTCGTTTTAAAATATCAAGTTCTTCTTTTAACCGTTTATTTTCTTTAATCAGAGCACGTTCATTTGATGATAGCACTTTAGTGTTGTTAGGATCAGCTTGTTTAATCCACTTAGTGACCGTTGAAACACTGACGTTGTATTCTTTAGCCAGTGAGTTGGCCGAACGGCCAGTCTGACTTAAGCTAACAATCGATTCTTTAAATTCATTTGAATATTTAATTGCCATAATAAAAAGCTCCTTTATGA
Proteins encoded in this window:
- a CDS encoding IS3-like element IS1520 family transposase (programmed frameshift), with translation MAIKYSNEFKESIVSLSQTGRSANSLAKEYNVSVSTVTKWIKQADPNNTKVLSSNERALIKENKRLKEELDIFKTSGGAHGKKLIIKGRALVLEVVNANLLAGHRITRILSVLKIPRSTYYDYLHWQPSRTERRRHLIKQEVLTAWLRYPMYGYPRLTILLNQQSDIHVSQRLVYQQMCELGIRSRMVKRINKPTTQTDYDQRPNLIKQLTDQSGILLTDITYIPLNHTWCYLASVYNPVTRRVIAYQLNTQMTKELATNVITQVMVQAVKPQIIHSDMGSQYTSDLFENTLSKYGIKHSYSRKGQPGDNARIESFHSILKREYVNFQDFKTIHEAIAGIDNYIRWYNSDRISLVA